In Episyrphus balteatus chromosome 4, idEpiBalt1.1, whole genome shotgun sequence, the sequence CCCCAAATTTTAAgtggtaatttcaaaaatacaaacatcAGAATGTTTAAACTCAAatccattaaattttaaagtttttttttatttggaatagTTGTGAATTGAAAGTTTGTTAATAAAGTTCATAAACCATCTGGTTTGTGCAATTTTGTTGCACAAATTTTATCACCAATTAATGACCAAGTTTcgtttaatttcattatttttctaGCAAGCTTTATTGTTTGACTTATTACTTCttatttaggaaaaaaaagtttattggttaaatattaaattaaataattgccAATACGTGCTCCAAGCGTAAATGTTTGTCTGGCAAATTACtcatgaaattataaaaatttagtcTGCGTGTCAGATGGGTCGATTTAGGTACTTGCGGTTGCGAGTTTGTATAGAATCATTAATAAAGCTTAGGAATGTTGCTTCTGAAATGCCAACCAGAAACTATATTAGCATCTGTGAGGCcttataaaagcaaaattgttaaatCGGTTACGGACTTCTATACAAAatagtttaaacattttttgaaagaatgtaGGTATACAAACCGTTGCATGTGTTAGCAAAATTGTACATaatttcagaaataaaaaaaaagtacaaaaaacaacagttttcggtgtttttcaaaattttggaaatgatttttatatcaaatttttaggcaaaaaaaatcgattcttttaaaaatttaaactgccTTATTTTTTGTGGGAAAGTTATGCTAGTTTTTATCAAAAGGTTTCTGTTATCTCTTtacaacaacattttttcagaaGTACTTTAATAATCCAAATTCAGTCCAATACAATaactatattatttattttctaaatttcagTCGGAACTTCGTGCCGAAGAACGGTTAGCCGAAGAACAAAAACGCCATCGTGAACTTCTAGCTCGGCACGAGCGTGAAGCCGCATTACAAAATGAAAATTGCCAAATTAAGATAAGAACCATTGAGATCGAGGCGAATGCCTTGCGAGAAGAAGCACAAAGATTACGAGTTTTATGTGACAAACAAGCGAGTGATCTACAcaatactgaagaaaaattAGAACTTGCTCGCGATAGTATTGTGTCGCTGCAACAGGATCTGAGCAATGCCAATTTACTTGAACGTAAATACGAGCAAGAGAAGAAGGCATCCGAAGATCTAATGGTTGAGATGAGTCGTGAACTTGAGCGATTGCGTTCGGAAAGTGGACGACCAGCAATGCCAAGTACATCACCGGAGGCACTAAGACTGGAAGAACTGCATCAGGAGTTGGATGAAttaagaatacaaaataaatgttagttttttttggaattttttttttaattttttttattgaccaatttttatatattcagcTCTCGAAGAACAAAATGAAGAACTTCAAGCAGCAGTTTTGACTCGAGGTGTGGAAGAAGGTAGACATCTTCTTAATGGCACTTTAAATAGTTTGGCACAAGAACTGGAGGAAATGTCCCAAACGCAGGTTAGTTAGAAACCCAATTATAACTATTTTCTTTCCTTTGGAGCATGTTTAATATACGGTAGATCATTTCTgtcgtaaaaaataaattaaaatggcaGCGGGCGGTAgtcatcttttttattttttcttcttttatcatttttttttaaattttatttaaaattcaccGAAATGCTTAGTTCACCATTTAAAACTCACACaaacaaaatcacaaaattaaatacaaaaaaaaagatacaaaatggcttttattatacaaacacgtaatattgtttattttacaGGATTCTGTGGATTCAGCCACAATGGCATCATTGAGCCAGGTAATAATTGGGTTTTGGTGCGGTATTACTTTATTGGTTCTCTTTATTTTCGTTATAagaagcttttttttcttttttttaacattaacaaaatttcattttaaaaaatacgctttttaaaacaaaaagcttGTACATAAAAGAATTTATCAAATATTAGTACTTAAACATTatttcgcattaaaaaaaaaactaatactgATTATTTCTCACTTTCAATTGCACGcatcacttttttttcgtttggttgctgcctttttatttaaatttaaaaatattctttcttaatatttattttaatcaaattgttttaagttgtttttctgAGAAGGACTAAAATAAGCTTCCGAATATACTTTTTAatc encodes:
- the LOC129919842 gene encoding rab11 family-interacting protein 3 isoform X12 yields the protein MYLKRSMDVDDLLDDIRQLKNSCLELLQRQVTDLADTQTDRTTRTKTEYAVLQTRYHMLEEQFRESELRAEERLAEEQKRHRELLARHEREAALQNENCQIKIRTIEIEANALREEAQRLRVLCDKQASDLHNTEEKLELARDSIVSLQQDLSNANLLERKYEQEKKASEDLMVEMSRELERLRSESGRPAMPSTSPEALRLEELHQELDELRIQNKSLEEQNEELQAAVLTRGVEEGRHLLNGTLNSLAQELEEMSQTQLQQAFQEKEDENTRLKHYIDTILLNIVENYPQLLEVKPIDRSAQN
- the LOC129919842 gene encoding rab11 family-interacting protein 4B isoform X10, producing MEDDCFNFIPYDYSYLKNSGRRKLGSNALARSSSFNSSGRSSNCDTTEDMYSDVSLEDVQDLSHKLELLQRQVTDLADTQTDRTTRTKTEYAVLQTRYHMLEEQFRESELRAEERLAEEQKRHRELLARHEREAALQNENCQIKIRTIEIEANALREEAQRLRVLCDKQASDLHNTEEKLELARDSIVSLQQDLSNANLLERKYEQEKKASEDLMVEMSRELERLRSESGRPAMPSTSPEALRLEELHQELDELRIQNKSLEEQNEELQAAVLTRGVEEGRHLLNGTLNSLAQELEEMSQTQDSVDSATMASLSQLQQAFQEKEDENTRLKHYIDTILLNIVENYPQLLEVKPIDRSAQN
- the LOC129919842 gene encoding rab11 family-interacting protein 4B isoform X9; translation: MEDDCFNFIPYDYSYLKNSGRRKLGSNALASHLYRSSSFNSSGRSSNCDTTEDMYSDVSLEDVQDLSHKLELLQRQVTDLADTQTDRTTRTKTEYAVLQTRYHMLEEQFRESELRAEERLAEEQKRHRELLARHEREAALQNENCQIKIRTIEIEANALREEAQRLRVLCDKQASDLHNTEEKLELARDSIVSLQQDLSNANLLERKYEQEKKASEDLMVEMSRELERLRSESGRPAMPSTSPEALRLEELHQELDELRIQNKSLEEQNEELQAAVLTRGVEEGRHLLNGTLNSLAQELEEMSQTQDSVDSATMASLSQLQQAFQEKEDENTRLKHYIDTILLNIVENYPQLLEVKPIDRSAQN
- the LOC129919842 gene encoding rab11 family-interacting protein 3 isoform X11, with the protein product MYLKRSMDVDDLLDDIRQLKNSCLELLQRQVTDLADTQTDRTTRTKTEYAVLQTRYHMLEEQFRESELRAEERLAEEQKRHRELLARHEREAALQNENCQIKIRTIEIEANALREEAQRLRVLCDKQASDLHNTEEKLELARDSIVSLQQDLSNANLLERKYEQEKKASEDLMVEMSRELERLRSESGRPAMPSTSPEALRLEELHQELDELRIQNKSLEEQNEELQAAVLTRGVEEGRHLLNGTLNSLAQELEEMSQTQDSVDSATMASLSQLQQAFQEKEDENTRLKHYIDTILLNIVENYPQLLEVKPIDRSAQN